The nucleotide sequence GTCATCGTAGCGGGCTCGACGGGGTGTCGCCGGGGCTGGATGGGGATGTGTCGTGTCTGACGTCGTCACGCTGGATGCTGAAGTGCTCGGTCGCCATCGGGTCGCGGCCAATGATGCGTACCCGGCCGACACCGTTCGCGAACTGGCCAAGGCCAGTGTGGCGACCCGACCGCCATTCCGATTCCCTGACGCTGCCGAGGCAGACTATCAGTTGCACGCTCGTCAACAGGCGCGCGGTGCGAGGGTCACCCTGTCGTTGTTGGTCATCATGCTCTGCCTGCTGGTCCCCGCCATGGTCGCCGAGAGCGCCGTCGGGCCGCTGGCCGCTGCGGCCATCGCATCGGTTGCGCACGTGCTGCTGCTGCCCGCCTGGGGCCTGGCACTGGCATTGGTCCTGTGGCGACCGCGTCGCCCCTGGGGCGCGATTGCCGTGTGGGTGGCCGCGCTGCTGCTCATCGGTGGCCTGCAGTGGTGGGCCTATCGAACCACCGCCGCGCCGACAGTACTGGTCAGTCTGGTGGCGCTGTGTACCGTGATGGTGCTCGGGCGGTTCCGCGGGCGCTACGCGCTGGGGCTGATCATCGCCTACGGTGGCATGCGGGCGATCGGCGAATGGAGCGGCTACACCCCCCACCAAACCACAGCGATGCAGGCGGTCATGGAGTTCCTGTCGCTCGGCGTGATTCTGGTCGGCGGCTTCTGGACCGACTTGGCTGGGCGACGTGCCTGGGCTGCACAGGTGGTGTTGCGCGCGTCCGCGGCCAACGATCTGCTCACCGGCCTTCTCAATGCACGGGCCTTCGACAGCTACTATCGACGACTGGCACAGCATGCACAGCGTCTGGGCCAGCGGCAGGTCATTGCGCTGGTCGAGATCGATCATTTCCGTGCTTATCAGACACGAGAAGGTCGGCTGGCCACCGATGAGGCCATCAATGTTGTCGGTCGCGTGGTCCGTGATTTCGCGCGTCGTGCACTTGACGTCGCCGGGCGCCTGGATGAGGCGACCTTCGTTCTGGTACTACAGGACTGTTCGGCCGCCGATGCCGAACTGCGACTGGAAGCGCTGCGGGTGCAGGTCGAGTCGCTTGAGCGCCGGCATCCGGTGGCGCCCACCGGGCTGATGACGGTCAGCATCGGTGCGGTCGAACTGGGCGGAGACGTGCCGGTGGACGATGCCCTGAGCCTGGCTGACCAACAACTCCGACGCGCGCAGCGGCAGGGGCGCAACCGGGTGCGACTGGGGCTTGACTTGCCGGCCACCGAACCCGGCCAGCAGGGACGTCCAGCGTAGGGGCCCTCGCGACGGCGACGCTGCGGTGATGATCAACCGGGCGTTTGCGCCGGCGGACAGGGCTGCTGGGTGATGACGCCGGTATTGAGCTCCATGGCGGTCAATGCGCCGCCCCAGACACATCCACTGTCGAGCCCGTAGACCTGCGCTTGGGGCCATGCCAGTCGGCCCAAGGTCGACCAGTGACCGAAGACGATGCGGGTTCCCGCCCAGGCGCGCTGTGGCCACAGGAACCACGGAATCGAACTTGGGTCTGCAGCGTCCGGGGGGCCCTTGTGCCGGAGGTTCAGGCGGCCATCGGCGTGCAGCATGCGCATTCGGGTCAGGGTGTTGATGACGAAGCGCCAGCGCTCGATGTCGGCCAGCGCCGGATGCCAGTGGTCGGGATCGTCGCCATACAGCTGGTCCAGCAGGCGGCCATGGTCCGGGCCACGGAGTACAGCCTCGACCTCTGCAGCCAGCGCCCGTGCCTGCTGCGCGGTCCATTGCGGCGCGAGACCGGCGTGCACCAGCAGGGTGTCGCTCGGGGCGTGCCAGTGGCAGAGCGGCCGGTGGCGTAGCCAGTGCAGCAGGAGGTCGCGGTCGTCAGCGGCCAGAAGGTCGTCGAGGGTGTCCTTGCGGTTCAGGCGCCCGTTGCGGGCCGCTGCCAGCAGGTGCAGGTCATGGTTGCCGAGCAGGCAGGTGGCGGCGTCGCCGAGACCGCGGGCGAACCGCAGCACGCCGAGGGAATCGGGTCCGCGATTGACCAGATCGCCGACCAGGATGAGGTGGTCATGGGCGGGATCGAAGCAAAGGTCTTCGAGCAGCCGTTGCAGCGGTGTCAGGCAACCCTGTACATCGCCGACCGCGAAGCAGCGTTCGGGAGGGTGCATGGGAGGAATCCTGCTAATGTAAGAAAATGCTGATGCGGGATGAACGGTAGTAAATGGCCCGTCCACCTGCTTTGACGCTGAAGCCAACCAGAATCAAGATCATCCCACATGATTGACACCCGCCACAGGGGCGGATCGGAGAA is from Flagellatimonas centrodinii and encodes:
- a CDS encoding symmetrical bis(5'-nucleosyl)-tetraphosphatase, with translation MHPPERCFAVGDVQGCLTPLQRLLEDLCFDPAHDHLILVGDLVNRGPDSLGVLRFARGLGDAATCLLGNHDLHLLAAARNGRLNRKDTLDDLLAADDRDLLLHWLRHRPLCHWHAPSDTLLVHAGLAPQWTAQQARALAAEVEAVLRGPDHGRLLDQLYGDDPDHWHPALADIERWRFVINTLTRMRMLHADGRLNLRHKGPPDAADPSSIPWFLWPQRAWAGTRIVFGHWSTLGRLAWPQAQVYGLDSGCVWGGALTAMELNTGVITQQPCPPAQTPG
- a CDS encoding GGDEF domain-containing protein, whose translation is MSDVVTLDAEVLGRHRVAANDAYPADTVRELAKASVATRPPFRFPDAAEADYQLHARQQARGARVTLSLLVIMLCLLVPAMVAESAVGPLAAAAIASVAHVLLLPAWGLALALVLWRPRRPWGAIAVWVAALLLIGGLQWWAYRTTAAPTVLVSLVALCTVMVLGRFRGRYALGLIIAYGGMRAIGEWSGYTPHQTTAMQAVMEFLSLGVILVGGFWTDLAGRRAWAAQVVLRASAANDLLTGLLNARAFDSYYRRLAQHAQRLGQRQVIALVEIDHFRAYQTREGRLATDEAINVVGRVVRDFARRALDVAGRLDEATFVLVLQDCSAADAELRLEALRVQVESLERRHPVAPTGLMTVSIGAVELGGDVPVDDALSLADQQLRRAQRQGRNRVRLGLDLPATEPGQQGRPA